Proteins found in one Neurospora crassa OR74A linkage group II, whole genome shotgun sequence genomic segment:
- the pma-1 gene encoding plasma membrane ATPase has protein sequence MADHSASGAPALSTNIESGKFDEKAAEAAAYQPKPKVEDDEDEDIDALIEDLESHDGHDAEEEEEEATPGGGRVVPEDMLQTDTRVGLTSEEVVQRRRKYGLNQMKEEKENHFLKFLGFFVGPIQFVMEGAAVLAAGLEDWVDFGVICGLLLLNAVVGFVQEFQAGSIVDELKKTLALKAVVLRDGTLKEIEAPEVVPGDILQVEEGTIIPADGRIVTDDAFLQVDQSALTGESLAVDKHKGDQVFASSAVKRGEAFVVITATGDNTFVGRAAALVNAASGGSGHFTEVLNGIGTILLILVIFTLLIVWVSSFYRSNPIVQILEFTLAITIIGVPVGLPAVVTTTMAVGAAYLAKKKAIVQKLSAIESLAGVEILCSDKTGTLTKNKLSLHDPYTVAGVDPEDLMLTACLAASRKKKGIDAIDKAFLKSLKYYPRAKSVLSKYKVLQFHPFDPVSKKVVAVVESPQGERITCVKGAPLFVLKTVEEDHPIPEEVDQAYKNKVAEFATRGFRSLGVARKRGEGSWEILGIMPCMDPPRHDTYKTVCEAKTLGLSIKMLTGDAVGIARETSRQLGLGTNIYNAERLGLGGGGDMPGSEVYDFVEAADGFAEVFPQHKYNVVEILQQRGYLVAMTGDGVNDAPSLKKADTGIAVEGSSDAARSAADIVFLAPGLGAIIDALKTSRQIFHRMYAYVVYRIALSIHLEIFLGLWIAILNRSLNIELVVFIAIFADVATLAIAYDNAPYSQTPVKWNLPKLWGMSVLLGVVLAVGTWITVTTMYAQGENGGIVQNFGNMDEVLFLQISLTENWLIFITRANGPFWSSIPSWQLSGAIFLVDILATCFTIWGWFEHSDTSIVAVVRIWIFSFGIFCIMGGVYYILQDSVGFDNLMHGKSPKGNQKQRSLEDFVVSLQRVSTQHEKSQ, from the exons ATGGCGGACCACTCGGCCAGCGGCGCTCCTGCGCTGTCGACCAACATCGAGAGCGGAAAGTTCGACgagaaggcggcggaggctGCCGCTTACCAGCCTAAGCCCAAGgttgaggacgatgaggatgaggacatCGATGCCCTCATTGAGGATCTCGAGTCCCATGATGGACACGATGCT gaggaggaagaagaggaggccaCTCCTGGTGGCGGCCGTGTTGTCCCCGAGGACATGCTCCAGACTGACACCCGTGTCGGTCTCACATCCGAGGAGGTTGTCCAGCGCCGTCGCAAGTACGGTCTCAACcagatgaaggaggagaaggagaaccaCTTCCTCAAGTTCCTCGGTTTCTTCGTCGGTCCCATTCAGTTCGTCATGGAG GGTGCTGCCGTCCTTGCTGCTGGTCTCGAAGACTGGGTTGATTTCGGTGTCATCTGCGGTTTGTTGCTTCTTAACGCCGTTGTCGGTTTCGTTCAGGAATTCCAGGCTGGTTCTATCGTCGACGAGTTGAAGAA GACTCTTGCTCTCAAGGCTGTCGTTCTCCGTGATGGTACTCTCAAGGAGATTGAGGCCCCCGAGGTCGTTCCCGGTGATATCCTCCAGGTTGAGGAGGGTACCATTATCCCCGCTGATGGTCGCATCGTCACCGATGATGCTTTCCTCCAGGTTGATCAGTCTGCTCTTACCGGCGAGTCTCTTGCTGTCGACAAGCACAAGGGTGACCAGGTCTTCGCTTCCTCCGCTGTCAAGCGTGGTGAGGCTTTCGTGGTCATCACCGCCACCGGTGACAACACCTTCGTCGGTCGTGCCGCTGCCCTCGTCAACGCTGCTAGCGGTGGCTCTGGTCACTTCACTGAGGTTCTGAACGGTATCGGTACCattctcctcatcctcgtcatcttcacTCTCCTCATCGTCTGGGTTTCCTCGTTCTACCGTTCCAACCCCATCGTCCAGATCCTCGAGTTCACCCttgccatcaccatcatcggtGTCCCCGTCGGTCTTCCCGCtgtcgtcaccaccaccatggctGTCGGTGCCGCCTACctcgccaagaagaaggccatcgTCCAGAAGCTCTCCGCTATCGAGTCCCTTGCTGGCGTCGAGATTCTCTGCTCTGACAAGACTGGTACCCTCACCAAGAACAAGCTCTCCCTCCACGACCCCTACACCGTCGCTGGTGTCGACCCCGAGGATCTCATGCTTACTGCCTGCTTGGCCGCTTcccgcaagaagaagggtattgATGCCATCGACAAGGCTTTCCTCAAGTCCCTCAAGTACTACCCCCGCGCCAAGTCCGTTCTCTCCAAGTACAAGGTTCTCCAGTTCCACCCCTTCGACCCCGTCTCCAAGAAGGTCGTCGCCGTTGTCGAGTCTCCCCAGGGTGAGCGCATCACTTGCGTCAAGGGTGCCCCTCTTTTCGTTTTGAAGACTGTCGAGGAGGACCACCCCATCCCCGAGGAGGTTGACCAGGCCTACAAGAACAAGGTTGCTGAGTTCGCTACCCGTGGTTTCCGTTCTCTTGGTGTTGCCCGCAAGCGTGGCGAGGGCTCTTGGGAGATTCTCGGTATTATGCCCTGCATGGACCCTCCCCGTCACGATACCTACAAGACTGTCTGCGAGGCCAAGACTCTCGGTCTCTCCATCAAGATGCTTACTGGTGATGCCGTCGGTATTGCTCGCGAGACTTCTCGCCAGCTCGGTCTCGGTACCAACATCTACAACGCTGAGCGCCtcggtcttggtggtggtggtgacatGCCCGGCTCTGAGGTCTACGACTTCGTTGAGGCTGCCGATGGTTTCGCCGAGGTCTTCCCCCAGCACAAGTACAACGTCGTCGAGATTCTTCAGCAGCGTGGCTACCTTGTTGCCATGACTGGTGACGGTGTCAACGATGCTCCCTCGCTCAAGAAGGCCGATACTGGTATTGCTGTCGAGGGTTCCTCCGATGCTGCCCGCTCCGCTGCCGATATCGTCTTCCTTGCCCCTGGTCTCGGTGCCATCATTGATGCCCTCAAGACTTCTCGCCAGATTTTCCACCGCATGTACGCCTACGTTGTCTACCGTATCGCTCTGTCTATCCACTTGGAGATCTTCCTCGGTCTCTGGATCGCCATTCTCAACCGTTCCCTCAACATTGAGCTTGTTGTCTTCATCGCCATTTTCGCCGATGTTGCCACCCTTGCCATTGCCTACGACAACGCCCCCTACTCGCAGACCCCCGTCAAGTGGAACCTTCCCAAGCTCTGGGGTATGTCCGTCCTCCTCGGTGTCGTCCTTGCCGTCGGTACCTGGATCACTGTCACCACCATGTACGCTCAGGGTGAGAACGGCGGTATCGTCCAGAACTTCGGTAACATGGACGaggtcctcttcctccagatCTCTCTCACTGAGAACTggctcatcttcatcactcGTGCCAACGGTCCCTTCTGGTCCTCTATCCCCTCGTGGCAGCTCAGCGGTGCTATCTTCCTCGTTGATATCCTTGCCACCTGCTTCACCATCTGGGGTTGGTTCGAGCACTCCGACACCTCCATCGTCGCCGTTGTCCGTATCTGGATCTTCTCCTTCGGTATCTTCTGCATCATGGGCGGTGTCTACTACATCCTCCAGGACAGCGTTGGCTTCGATAACCTTATGCACGGCAAGTCCCCTAAGGGCAACCAGAAGCAGCGCTCGCTTGAGGACTTTG TTGTCTCTCTCCAGCGTGTCTCTACTCAGCATGAGAAGTCGCAATAA
- a CDS encoding amine oxidase, variant 2 produces MKQALRKKVAIVGSGVTGIGALWALNRSPHDVHLFEASDRLGGHTNTVEFQNGKHSTQVDTGFIVMNKATYPNFLNFLNCIGIEAVKTEMTFSVSRDYGKFEWARSSLNSLFAQRSNIFSPRMWRIIFDIIRFNQHALDVLRVDLEDTTRTRSQHAAIHPEETIGEYLDREGYSDAFRDDYLIPMTAAVWSTSPEKCSLEFPAVTLIRFLWNHHLLSTVAARPDWLTIPRGSKGYIDTVMNGFPSNHLHLKSEVTRVSNEPDGRVRLHIKGGRSAVFDHVILATHGDQAYSIIRDSATDEERDILRNFRTSDNVAVLHSDTSLMPQAPRAWSSWNYLTRSSPVTGRNIDQVSLTYNMNILQHIPRDQYGDVLVTLNPLHQPDPSTVQGTYIYAHPLYTPAAIKAQERLDYIQNTRGISYAGAWTKYGFHEDGFSSGIRVAMEHLGGRIPFEFKDSTYSRGRKPELGFLDWLLRVWIWLIQVLFISVLDKFSAQGAASRRLASHVNSKVNGSVIAAQRVSGHMNGGYGYSKKHI; encoded by the exons ATGAAGCAAGcgcttag GAAGAAGGTCGCCATCGTCGGCAGCGGTGTTACGGGAATCGGTGCTCTATGGGCCTTGAACAGAAGCCCTCATGATGTCCACCTTTTTGAGGCTTCCGATCGGCTCGGAGGACATACCAACACGGTGGAATTCCAAAATGGAAAGCACAGCACCCAGGTTGACACTGGCTTCATCGTCATGAACAAAGCCACATACC CCAACTTCCTCAACTTCCTCAACTGTATAGGCATTGAGGCCGTCAAGACAGAGATGACCTTTTCGGTCTCTAGAGACTACGGAAAGTTTGAGTGGGCTAGATCCTCACTAAACTCCTTATTTGCTCAGCGTAGCAACATCTTCTCCCCACGAATGTGGCGCATCATATTCGATATCATCCGCTTCAACCAGCATGCCCTCGATGTGTTGAGAGTAGACCTTGAGGACACTACCCGGACAAGAAGCCAGCATGCCGCCATTCATCCCGAGGAGACGATTGGTGAATATCTGGACCGTGAAGGCTACTCAGATGCCTTCCGAGACGACTACCTGATTCCAATGACCGCGGCTGTGTGGAGTACCAGCCCCGAAAAATGCTCTCTCGAGTTCCCTGCCGTAACTTTGATCAGATTTCT ATGGAACCATCATCTTCTGTCCACGGTTGCCGCCCGTCCAGACTGGCTTACGATACCCAGAGGCTCCAAAGGATACATAGACACAGTCATGAACGGTTTCCCGTCCAACCATCTGCACCTGAAATCTGAAGTCACAAGGGTCTCTAATGAACCTGATGGCCGTGTTCGTTTGCACATCAAGGGGGGTCGCTCTGCGGTCTTTGATCATGTTATTCTTGCCACTCACGGTGACCAAGCCTACTCTATCATCCGGGACTCAGCCACCGACGAGGAGCGAGATATCCTGCGCAACTTCAGGACTTCGGATAACGTTGCGGTGTTACATTCTGATACCTCACTCATGCCGCAGGCCCCGAGGGCCTGGAGTAGCTGGAATTATCTGACGCGGTCATCTCCCGTTACTGGCAGGAATATCGACCAGGTATCGCTGACTTACAATATGAACATATTGCAGCACATTCCTCGGGACCAGTACGGCGATGTCTTGGTGACCCTGAACCCCCTGCATCAGCCAGACCCTTCGACGGTTCAAGGAACCTACATATATGCGCACCCGCTCTACACCCCCGCCGCAATCAAAGCTCAAGAACGGCTCGACTACATTCAGAACACCCGAGGTATCAGTTACGCAGGCGCCTGGACAAAATATGGGTTCCATGAAGATGGATTTAGCAGTGGCATTCGGGTTGCCATGGAACACTTGGGAGGACGGATCCCGTTCGAGTTCAAGGATTCGACCTATAGTCGTGGCAGAAAGCCGGAGCTGGGATTCCTTGACTGGTTGTTAAGAGTCTGGATCTGGTTGATCCAGGTTCTCTTCATCAGCGTATTGGATAAGTTTAGCGCGCAAGGTGCAGCAAGCCGTCGCCTGGCCTCACATGTTAACAGCAAGGTGAACGGCTCGGTCATTGCTGCTCAGAGGGTTTCGGGACACATGAATGGCGGCTATGGATACAGCAAGAAGCACATCTAA
- a CDS encoding amine oxidase: MEKMGGQEELPDEPMKKVAIVGSGVTGIGALWALNRSPHDVHLFEASDRLGGHTNTVEFQNGKHSTQVDTGFIVMNKATYPNFLNFLNCIGIEAVKTEMTFSVSRDYGKFEWARSSLNSLFAQRSNIFSPRMWRIIFDIIRFNQHALDVLRVDLEDTTRTRSQHAAIHPEETIGEYLDREGYSDAFRDDYLIPMTAAVWSTSPEKCSLEFPAVTLIRFLWNHHLLSTVAARPDWLTIPRGSKGYIDTVMNGFPSNHLHLKSEVTRVSNEPDGRVRLHIKGGRSAVFDHVILATHGDQAYSIIRDSATDEERDILRNFRTSDNVAVLHSDTSLMPQAPRAWSSWNYLTRSSPVTGRNIDQVSLTYNMNILQHIPRDQYGDVLVTLNPLHQPDPSTVQGTYIYAHPLYTPAAIKAQERLDYIQNTRGISYAGAWTKYGFHEDGFSSGIRVAMEHLGGRIPFEFKDSTYSRGRKPELGFLDWLLRVWIWLIQVLFISVLDKFSAQGAASRRLASHVNSKVNGSVIAAQRVSGHMNGGYGYSKKHI, translated from the exons ATGGAGAAGATGGGTGGACAAGAGGAGCTGCCGGACGAGCCTAT GAAGAAGGTCGCCATCGTCGGCAGCGGTGTTACGGGAATCGGTGCTCTATGGGCCTTGAACAGAAGCCCTCATGATGTCCACCTTTTTGAGGCTTCCGATCGGCTCGGAGGACATACCAACACGGTGGAATTCCAAAATGGAAAGCACAGCACCCAGGTTGACACTGGCTTCATCGTCATGAACAAAGCCACATACC CCAACTTCCTCAACTTCCTCAACTGTATAGGCATTGAGGCCGTCAAGACAGAGATGACCTTTTCGGTCTCTAGAGACTACGGAAAGTTTGAGTGGGCTAGATCCTCACTAAACTCCTTATTTGCTCAGCGTAGCAACATCTTCTCCCCACGAATGTGGCGCATCATATTCGATATCATCCGCTTCAACCAGCATGCCCTCGATGTGTTGAGAGTAGACCTTGAGGACACTACCCGGACAAGAAGCCAGCATGCCGCCATTCATCCCGAGGAGACGATTGGTGAATATCTGGACCGTGAAGGCTACTCAGATGCCTTCCGAGACGACTACCTGATTCCAATGACCGCGGCTGTGTGGAGTACCAGCCCCGAAAAATGCTCTCTCGAGTTCCCTGCCGTAACTTTGATCAGATTTCT ATGGAACCATCATCTTCTGTCCACGGTTGCCGCCCGTCCAGACTGGCTTACGATACCCAGAGGCTCCAAAGGATACATAGACACAGTCATGAACGGTTTCCCGTCCAACCATCTGCACCTGAAATCTGAAGTCACAAGGGTCTCTAATGAACCTGATGGCCGTGTTCGTTTGCACATCAAGGGGGGTCGCTCTGCGGTCTTTGATCATGTTATTCTTGCCACTCACGGTGACCAAGCCTACTCTATCATCCGGGACTCAGCCACCGACGAGGAGCGAGATATCCTGCGCAACTTCAGGACTTCGGATAACGTTGCGGTGTTACATTCTGATACCTCACTCATGCCGCAGGCCCCGAGGGCCTGGAGTAGCTGGAATTATCTGACGCGGTCATCTCCCGTTACTGGCAGGAATATCGACCAGGTATCGCTGACTTACAATATGAACATATTGCAGCACATTCCTCGGGACCAGTACGGCGATGTCTTGGTGACCCTGAACCCCCTGCATCAGCCAGACCCTTCGACGGTTCAAGGAACCTACATATATGCGCACCCGCTCTACACCCCCGCCGCAATCAAAGCTCAAGAACGGCTCGACTACATTCAGAACACCCGAGGTATCAGTTACGCAGGCGCCTGGACAAAATATGGGTTCCATGAAGATGGATTTAGCAGTGGCATTCGGGTTGCCATGGAACACTTGGGAGGACGGATCCCGTTCGAGTTCAAGGATTCGACCTATAGTCGTGGCAGAAAGCCGGAGCTGGGATTCCTTGACTGGTTGTTAAGAGTCTGGATCTGGTTGATCCAGGTTCTCTTCATCAGCGTATTGGATAAGTTTAGCGCGCAAGGTGCAGCAAGCCGTCGCCTGGCCTCACATGTTAACAGCAAGGTGAACGGCTCGGTCATTGCTGCTCAGAGGGTTTCGGGACACATGAATGGCGGCTATGGATACAGCAAGAAGCACATCTAA
- a CDS encoding amine oxidase, variant 1, which yields MATTVEANRYPRKKVAIVGSGVTGIGALWALNRSPHDVHLFEASDRLGGHTNTVEFQNGKHSTQVDTGFIVMNKATYPNFLNFLNCIGIEAVKTEMTFSVSRDYGKFEWARSSLNSLFAQRSNIFSPRMWRIIFDIIRFNQHALDVLRVDLEDTTRTRSQHAAIHPEETIGEYLDREGYSDAFRDDYLIPMTAAVWSTSPEKCSLEFPAVTLIRFLWNHHLLSTVAARPDWLTIPRGSKGYIDTVMNGFPSNHLHLKSEVTRVSNEPDGRVRLHIKGGRSAVFDHVILATHGDQAYSIIRDSATDEERDILRNFRTSDNVAVLHSDTSLMPQAPRAWSSWNYLTRSSPVTGRNIDQVSLTYNMNILQHIPRDQYGDVLVTLNPLHQPDPSTVQGTYIYAHPLYTPAAIKAQERLDYIQNTRGISYAGAWTKYGFHEDGFSSGIRVAMEHLGGRIPFEFKDSTYSRGRKPELGFLDWLLRVWIWLIQVLFISVLDKFSAQGAASRRLASHVNSKVNGSVIAAQRVSGHMNGGYGYSKKHI from the exons ATGGCGACGACTGTCGAGGCTAACCGCTACCCTAGGAAGAAGGTCGCCATCGTCGGCAGCGGTGTTACGGGAATCGGTGCTCTATGGGCCTTGAACAGAAGCCCTCATGATGTCCACCTTTTTGAGGCTTCCGATCGGCTCGGAGGACATACCAACACGGTGGAATTCCAAAATGGAAAGCACAGCACCCAGGTTGACACTGGCTTCATCGTCATGAACAAAGCCACATACC CCAACTTCCTCAACTTCCTCAACTGTATAGGCATTGAGGCCGTCAAGACAGAGATGACCTTTTCGGTCTCTAGAGACTACGGAAAGTTTGAGTGGGCTAGATCCTCACTAAACTCCTTATTTGCTCAGCGTAGCAACATCTTCTCCCCACGAATGTGGCGCATCATATTCGATATCATCCGCTTCAACCAGCATGCCCTCGATGTGTTGAGAGTAGACCTTGAGGACACTACCCGGACAAGAAGCCAGCATGCCGCCATTCATCCCGAGGAGACGATTGGTGAATATCTGGACCGTGAAGGCTACTCAGATGCCTTCCGAGACGACTACCTGATTCCAATGACCGCGGCTGTGTGGAGTACCAGCCCCGAAAAATGCTCTCTCGAGTTCCCTGCCGTAACTTTGATCAGATTTCT ATGGAACCATCATCTTCTGTCCACGGTTGCCGCCCGTCCAGACTGGCTTACGATACCCAGAGGCTCCAAAGGATACATAGACACAGTCATGAACGGTTTCCCGTCCAACCATCTGCACCTGAAATCTGAAGTCACAAGGGTCTCTAATGAACCTGATGGCCGTGTTCGTTTGCACATCAAGGGGGGTCGCTCTGCGGTCTTTGATCATGTTATTCTTGCCACTCACGGTGACCAAGCCTACTCTATCATCCGGGACTCAGCCACCGACGAGGAGCGAGATATCCTGCGCAACTTCAGGACTTCGGATAACGTTGCGGTGTTACATTCTGATACCTCACTCATGCCGCAGGCCCCGAGGGCCTGGAGTAGCTGGAATTATCTGACGCGGTCATCTCCCGTTACTGGCAGGAATATCGACCAGGTATCGCTGACTTACAATATGAACATATTGCAGCACATTCCTCGGGACCAGTACGGCGATGTCTTGGTGACCCTGAACCCCCTGCATCAGCCAGACCCTTCGACGGTTCAAGGAACCTACATATATGCGCACCCGCTCTACACCCCCGCCGCAATCAAAGCTCAAGAACGGCTCGACTACATTCAGAACACCCGAGGTATCAGTTACGCAGGCGCCTGGACAAAATATGGGTTCCATGAAGATGGATTTAGCAGTGGCATTCGGGTTGCCATGGAACACTTGGGAGGACGGATCCCGTTCGAGTTCAAGGATTCGACCTATAGTCGTGGCAGAAAGCCGGAGCTGGGATTCCTTGACTGGTTGTTAAGAGTCTGGATCTGGTTGATCCAGGTTCTCTTCATCAGCGTATTGGATAAGTTTAGCGCGCAAGGTGCAGCAAGCCGTCGCCTGGCCTCACATGTTAACAGCAAGGTGAACGGCTCGGTCATTGCTGCTCAGAGGGTTTCGGGACACATGAATGGCGGCTATGGATACAGCAAGAAGCACATCTAA